In Chitinophaga oryzae, the sequence TGTAGGCTTCCTCCATGGCATCATACTGTACCTGGCAACTCTCTTCGTCAAACCATCCGGCCATGGCGGCAATGCCGGTCAGCTCCTCCATCAGCGCCCGCTCTTCCTGTTCCTCCGGACGTGAACGGCCATAAAACAGGACCATATACAAGGCCGCCAGTGTAAGGATAACCGCAATAGCGACAGATACCTGGCCTGGCCGGTCGCCCGCTATGAGGATAGCCGCAATGCTGCCCACGATCAGCGGGGAACGCAGGTATCCGGCAACAACGCTTTGCCGGTTCAGTTTGATCCGGAAACCTTCTCTTTCCTGTCCCTGCTTACCCACGATCACCATGGAGTATAACGGTTTCAGGGGAAGAATGACCAGGGTGAACCTGGTTTCAATCTGCTGTTGGTTGTATTTTTTGACTGCGCCGAGGAAAATGCTGCCAATGGCCATGTAGAACGGGTTTTAAGGATACAGACAAATCTATGAATATTTGGAGATTTTATGATTTACGATTTTGGTATGTCGGGGATCAAAAAGAACGGAGACCAAAGCAGTTTAAACCCGCTTTGGTCTCCGTTTTTTATTTTATAAAATTTTGAAATTTCTATTTTTTAACGATTTCTGCGTTTACCAGGATATCAACAGCCGGAGCTACTGCATATACGCCGGAAGGCAGCTTGTCTGCGTATTTCACGCCGAAGTCCAGACGGTTGATAGTGGCTTTGGCGGTGAAACCTGCTCTCCACAGGCCCCATGGGTCTCTTACCACACCATTGTAAGTAACGTCGAAGGGTACACGTTTGGTCGTGTTGCGGATGGTCACGTCAGCCAGCATGATGTATTTGTTGCCGGTCACTTTTTTGAAAGACACGCTTTTTACCTTGATATCGGGAAACTGTGCGGCGTTGAAGAAGTCATCGCTTTTCAGGTGGCCGTCACGTTGCTCAATGCCGGTGTTGATGCTGTTCACGTCGGCGGTGAAATCTACTTTGGCGTTCTGGAAGTTAGTGCTGTCGGCGGTTTCAACGGTGCCGGTGAATTTAGCGAAATGCCCCTGCACATAGTTGATGCCGAGGTGCTTCACGCTGAAAATGATGGCTGTATGGGCCGGATCGGCATTCCAATTTACCTGTGCAAAAGAGGCAATGCTGGCCAATACCAGGAGGACGGTAGAAAAAAACGCTTTCTTCATGTTTTATTGTTTGTTGTTGTATGAAAAGAAATCAGAATTATTTAGTCAGTTGACGGTCTACAGACCAGCGGCCTGCGCCTTTGATCAGCAGCGCCACCAGGATACCCAGTGTCAGGATATGGAATTCAAAACCTTCGCCAGCCTGTGTGCCGCCCCAGTTCATAAAGAAACCATTTCCGGTGTGCATGGAAGCGGCTACCACCATGATGATGGTCAGCATCAGCGCCCACAGGCGGGTGGTGAAACCAAACAGGATCAACAGGGAACCGATGCTTTCCGAGATAATTACCAGGAACGCAAGGAAAGCCGGGGTGCCGCTGGAGGTAAAAAAGTTCATCGTGGCTTTGAAGCCATGACCGCCAAACATGCCGAGAAGTTTCTGTAAACCATGCGGCAGCATAACGATGGCCACTGTTACACGAATAATAAACGAAGTAATGCTATCGTCTGTTTGCAATAAGCGCTTTAACATAAAGGGTGTTTTTATTGTTATAGTGTTTAGGTAGTAAACTATGTAGGTGTAAACAAATATTGTCTATACAATTGTTTGGGTAAAAAATAATCTCCGCAAGGAGATCCGGCGATGCTTATATCATCTCAGTTTAGTCTCTCAGCCTGTCGAGCATGTCGCCCAATAACTTCACTTCGTCTGTTGTCAGCTTTTTGGCCAGCAACTGATCATTCTGGTCCATGGAAGGATCCAGCTCTTTCAGTACCTCCATGCCTTTATCGGTGATTTCGATCTCTACCTTACGGCGGTTGGTCGGACACTGAATACGCGTCAACAGTCCCTTCTGGCGCAGTTTCTCCACCAGCCGGGTAGCATTGCTCATCTTATCCATCATGCGCTCCTGTATGTCCAGCAGGTTCAGCGGCTTAGGCCGGCTGCCCCGCAGTATACGCAGTACATTATATTGCTGGGAAGACATGTCATACTTCTTCAAAAGCTGTGAAATGCCCACTTCCAGCCAGTTAGCCGTAAACATGATATTTAACATGGCCCGCTGATAGTCGTTAGCAAATTTTACCTGTTTTATTTCATCTTCCAGTCTCATAATTACAATTACCACTGTTGTATATACAACAAAGGTAAATGTATTTTTCATTACTGCAAATTTTTTTCAGAAAAGTAAAAAGCTGCTGACAAAGGGTTGTCACCTCGGGGTGTTTTCTTTGTATTACAAAACAAACAACGCTATGATAAACACTGCTATTGCTCCTGCTACAAACCTGGTTGACTACGCTAAAGGCTTTGCTGCCTATGAATTATGGGCCAATAAAACCCTGGTGGAATGGTTGAAAACGAAAAACGCCGCCCTCCTGGAAGCGCCGGTGACTTCCAGCTTTGGATCTGTTAAAGAAACGCTGAAACATATGTGGAGCACTTCCGCATGGTGGACAAAAAACCTCCGCGGCGAACATCCGTCACTCACTTTTGGCCCGTTGGAGTGCAAAGAATCCGTCGCGGAGGTGCTGGAGGGAATCGTAAAACAGGCGGAAGAACTGATGGAACTGGTCAGTGCCATGACACCGGAACAACTGGAACAGGCTTATCCCGTTACTATCCCGTTCACCGGTGATTTCAACATTCCGGCTTACGAAATGCTGTCACAGATCACGCACCACACCACTTACCACCGCGGACAGGTAGTAACCATGGGGCGTCACCTTGGTTTTACCGACGCCCCTATGACTGACTACATGTTTTACCTGCTGGTAGGGGAAAAGCGTTATTAACTGTTGGTCCCGCCGTCGATGGTGATGGCGGTGCCGGTAATATAACCGCTTTCCGGAGAGGCGAGGAAGGTGACCAGTGAAGCGATATCTTCCACCTTGCCATATTCTCCCAGTGAAATATTTTTTCTTTGTGCATCGGCATGTTCACCGTTTGCAGGGTTCATGTCGGTGTCGACAGGGCCGGGTTGTACGAGGTTGACCGTAATGCCCCTGGGGCCCAGATCCCGGGAAAGACCTTTATTAAAGGCGGTCAGCGCCGACTTGCTCATGGCGTAAAGCGTGCCGTATGGTCCGGACACCCGGTCTGCCATGCAGCTGCCGATCGTGATAATACGCGCGCCCCTGCCCATGTGTTTGGCTGCTGCCTGCGTGCCTACAAATACCGCCCTGGCGTTGATGTCCATGGTCTGATTGTATTCTTCGAGCGTGTAATCTTCAAACGGCTTCATCACGGCAATGCCGGCATTGTTAACGAGTATGTCTATACGGCCAAACTCGGCTGCGGTTTTTTCCACTGCCGCCACTACTGCGGAAGGATCTGCACTGTCGGCCGCAATGGCCAGGCTGCGCTGGCCTTTACGCGCCAGGGCGTCCGCCACGCCGGCCGCCTTGTCTGCGCCCCTGTTATAAGTAAATGCTACGGTTGCTCCCTCATCTGCCAGTTGTTGCACAATGGCGGCGCCCATGCCGCGGCTGCCTCCTGTTACCAGGGCTATCTTGTTTTCCAGACGTTTCATACAAAATGATTTTATGCCTGCAAAGCTAGATGGGGCGCGGAGATTAAAGAAGAGGAGATGTAATTGTTAAGGACTAACATAAATGTTAGTCCTTAACCCTCATAGATATCTTTCGTGGAGAATACGGAGATGATGTATCTGGTGACCTACCATCGTAAAGCCCATGGCCAGCACACACATCTGGTATTTCCAGGAGGTGCCGGTCCGCAGCAATGCTTCGTCGGGAAGGCTGCGGAAGAACGCAATGGTGGACTGTCTGACTGCCACCAGTTCCTGCAGCACGTCTTCAAAAGAACGATGTGCCGTAAAGGCCTCGCCGGCATACAGGTCCTGGTCGAAGCCGGGAGTAGCGTTTTTATCGTTGCGCGCAAATACGAGCGCCCGGTAGGAAAAAACCCGCTCAGTATCAGTAATATGCTGCAACACGTCTTTGACGGTCCACTTTCCCGGAGCATAGGCATAGTCGCCCCGTTCAGCCAGCTTGTCTTTGTCCAGCGTCTGCAGGTCGCGCAGCGACTGCTCCAGGGCTTCCATCAGCGGAACGTCCGGTACCTGGTCAATGTACCGGCTGAAATATTCGGGATCAGGATGAATAGCCTGCTTTCTCATATGGTTTTTTCTTTTTGGCGTAAAAATAATTGATGCCCAAAGCTACGATACATATAAATAACCCGAAGAATTCACGGGTGTCTTCTATCCATGGTTTTTCGGCTTTCATGGTCTGTGCAATATTCTCTGCCTGGTGCTGCGATACCCAGTCCACCACCCCGTCTTTAGTAAAGAATAAATAGATGGCATATACGAAATAAACGGCTATGCCCGTCAGGTACAAACGGGGATAGAACCGCTGCCGCGCTGCCATCCCGCAACATACGGCGGAAAACAGGTAAATGGGCATCCACACATAGGGATCGGGGTCATTGTATTGCAGCCCCGCGAAAACAATAAAAAGAAAACAAAAGATAATGTTGAATACTTTCATGGCCCGGATAATTGAGACGTTAAACATACATAAAAGATCACGTGCTTGTACTTTTTTATCCCTAAAGTATTATACTTTTTTATCCCGCCAGTGCGGATTACTGTAAGAATGGCCCCGTAAATTTTTTTTATTTAGAGAAATGTTAAAAGAACACTTGTCTGAGCTAATTTATTGTTATATATTCGACGTATTATAAGAAAAATTCCACGTGAGAACCAAAATCTGAAGTAGGAAAGTGTAATACTAAATTGAGCCGATTCTCACAAAGTTCATTGTTAGCAAATCAATTGTTTACTAAAAACGTTGCTTTATTTCATGTAGTTGATCATAGGTGTAAACATGTCCGCATCCATGTCTTGCATCGTCAAATTTGTGGTTTTTAATTGTTAAACAGACAGTTATTGTTTGCGTCGTCGCTGCTGTAATGCATCATACAGAAGCCGGGGCATCTAATGCCTGTACATGACACCTGTTTGCTGCCGGCGCTTGCACCCATCGCCCGCAACGGGATGCTTATGTCTTCAACTGTCTGCCGGACAAAGGAACATACAAGACAGGTACTCTATTTTTTCACCGATTTTTCTAAAACGTTACCCTTCAACCACGTTATGAAAAAACATTTTTACCAAGGACTGGCCGTTCTCCTATGCGGCATACTGCTATTACTGGGCAGTAGTAACGTATTCGCACAAACGAAAGTTACGGGTAAGGTGTCTGATAAAGCATCAGGCAACCCGCTGCCAGGCGTTTCGGTATATGTAAAAGGTACCAACCGCGGTACTGCTACCGATCCCAATGGAGGTTTTACCATTCAGGCCAAATCGGGAGAAACACTGGTGTTCTCCTTTGTAGGCTACGACCCGCAGGAGGCCGTCGTAAGCTCGGGCACTGTCAATGTACAGTTATCCGAAAAAGTAGGTTCACTCGAAGAAGTGGTGGTGACCGGTTATGCCAGCCAGAAGAAAAAAGACCTGACCGGCGCTGTCGCCGTTGTAAAGGTGGAAAACATCACCAAACAGCCGACCTCCCAGATCGCTAACCAGCTGCAGGGGCAGGTTTCCGGTATCACCATCGTGGGTACCGGTCAGCCTGGCCAGGAACCACAGGTGTCCGTACGCGGTAAAAACACCTTCGGCAACAACACTCCGCTCTACATTGTGGACGGTGTGCCCATTTCCAACCTGGCCGATGTGAACCCCAACGACGTACAGACCATGCAGGTACTGAAAGATGCAGGCGCTGCCTCTATATACGGCGCACGCGCGGCCAACGGCGTTATTATCATCACCACCAAAAGAGGTACCGGCAAAGTAAAAGTACAGTATGACGGTTACTACGGCACGCAAAGACCTCAGGGCGGTAATCCCTTTCATATCCTGAATCCGCAGGAACAGGCGGACCTGTTATGGATGGCTACCCGCAACAGTACCAACGGTACCCCCGTATTTGATGACGTGCTCTATGGTAAAGGCGATAAACCGGTGCTGCCGGATTATATTTTCCCGGAAGGAGCCATGGAAGGAGATCCCCGCGTAGATCCCTCTAAGTACTACCTGATACCGGATTACAAAGATGCAGGGATGCTGAACAGCTTCTATCGTATCAACAAAGCCAACAAACAGGGCACTGACTGGTACCATGAAATATTCAAGCCAGCTCCCATCACCAGCCATAACATCTCCGTGGCAGGTGGCAGCGATATCGGCAGTTATTACTTCTCCATGTATTATTTCAATCAGCAGGGTACGCTGAAAAATACCTATAACAAACGTTATGCGGTAAGGGCTAACTCCAGCTTCAACATCACCGACCATATCCGCGTGGGTGAAAACATGGAATACTCCATCATCCAAAACCCGCAGATAGGTATCCTCACCGAAGGCAGCGGTATCGGTATGGCTTTCCGCGAGCAAAGCATTATTCCGGTATATGATATCAAAGGGAACTATGCCGGTACCTGGGGCGGTGCACTGGGCAACGCGCGTAACCCGGTTGCTATCCAGGACCGCTTCGGCAGCACCAAAGCGCTGGCCAGCAGGTTGCTGGGCAACGTATACGCGGAAGCCGACATCCTGAAAGATTTCACTCTCCGTACTTCCTTCGGTGGTGAAATCTACTCTTTCAACAACCACAGCTTCACCTATCCGGAATATGAAAACAAGGAAAATACAAGCGTAAACACCTATACAGAAACCACCGGCAACGGTTATAACTGGACCTGGACCAACACGCTCAGTTATCATAAAAAAATAGCCGGTAATCACGACCTGAAAGCGATGATAGGTACAGAAGCCTTCCAGCAGGTAGACCGTACACTGACAGGCAGCACCACCAATTATTTTTCTTTCGATCCTAACTTTACCACCCTTAGCTCCGGCTTCGGAACGCCGATCAATGGCAGCGGATACGGTTCCAATACCTTGTTCTCTCTGTTCGCCAGACTGGATTATTCCTTTAAAGACAGATACCTGCTGGGCGCACTGGTCCGCCGTGACGGTTCTTCCCGCTTCGGCGCCAACAACCGCTATGGTAACTTCCCCGCGGTGAGCGCGGCCTGGCGTATTTCACAGGAAGAATTCATGAAAGGCCTCACCTGGCTCTCCGATCTGAAAATTCGTGGCGGCTGGGGTATTATGGGTAACCAGATCAACGTGGACCCGGCCAACGCCTTTACGACCTTTACGTTTAACAAAGCCACCTCGTTCTATGACCTGACCGGTAGCACCAGCACCATCGCCAACGGCTTTATGCAGGGAAGGATCGGCAACCCCAACGCCAAGTGGGAAAGCAATACCAACTCCAACATTGGTATCGATGCGACCCTGTTTAAAGGCGCATTGGAATTCTCGCTGGACTATTACAGCAAACGTATTAAGGACTTGCTGTTCAACCCTGAGCTGCCGGGCGTATACGGCGCCGCTGCACCGCCTTTTGCCAACGTAGCGGAAATGAAAAACCACGGATGGGATTTCTCCGCCACCGGTAACATTCAACTGGCTTCCAAACTGAAGCTGACGCTTACCGGTACATTTACCAGCTATAAAAACGAAATCCTTAAGATATCCGAATCCGCTCCCTACTTCGAAAGAGAAAACCGCCGCTATGGTGTAGCGATCATCCGTAATGCGGTAGGACGCAGCATCAGCGAATTCTTCGGTTATCAGATCGAAAAATTCTGGGATAGCAAAGAAGAAGTGGATGCCGCCAACAACGCCGCCAAAGCCAAATATCCTGATATAAGCGAATATCAGCAGGCTGCCGCCCCCGGCCGCTTCCGTTATAAAGATGTGAACGGCGACGGCAAAATCGATGCACAGGACCGTACCTACCTCGGCAGTCCTAACCCGAACTTCACCTACGGCCTCAATATCGGTCTTACTTACAAAAACTGGGACTTCTCCATGTTCCTCTATGGTGTGCATGGTAACAAGATCTGGAACCAGGTAAGATGGTGGACAGATATCTACGGTTCTTTCAACGGTGCCAAGAGCAAAACAGCATTGTACGACTCCTGGCTGCCTGACCGTAAAAACGCCACCGCGCCTATCCAGGAGCTGAAACCTAACTTCAGCACTTCCGATCCTCCAACATCTTACTATGTTGAAAACGGTTCTTACCTCCGCGCTAAAAACATGATGCTGGGATACACTTTCCCCGCTTACATGCTGAAGAGAGTGGGCGTAGAAAAATTCAGGATATATGTGCAGGCCGCCAATGTGTTCACCATCACCAAATACACAGGTCTCGATCCTGAAATTACCGGTAACACAGACTCCTTCGGTATCGACGAGGGCGCCTATCCTAACCAGCGGCAATACCTGGTGGGCGTTACACTGAATTTCTGATCTGATTATCTGAATTGTTAAACTGAGAAAAATGAAAACATTACGATATACAAGCGGAATATTGCTGGTAGCGGCGCTGCTCGGCAGTGGCTGCGGAAAAAGCTTCCTCGAAAAGCCGGCCTATAGTTCATTATCAGAAGAGATCGTGGCCAACAAAGACGGTGTTAATTACCTGCTGGTAGGCGCCTATGCCGCACTCGACGGCGCCGGCGCTCCCACCGCTTCACTCGGTGGCGGTAACGCCTGGGAGGCGGCAGCCACCAACTGGGTATATGGCAGCGTGGCCGGTGGCGATGCTCACAAAGGCAGTGAAGGTACAGACCAGACGCCCATCAATGAAATCGCCATCTGGCAGCCCAATGTGGCCAACTCTTTCTTCAATACCAAGTGGAGAGCGGTATACGAAGGCGTAGCCCGTTGCAATAACACCCTGAGGCTGATGGCACAGGCCAAAGACATGTCTGATGCCGATAAAACGAAAGTAGAAGCGGAAGCACGGTTTCTCAGGGGGCACTATTATTTTGAACTGAAGAAAATGTTCAACAAGGTGCCTTATATCACCGAAACAACCGCCGACCCGGTGATACCTAATGAAGGAGACATCTGGCCCAATATCGAAGCCGACTTTAAATATGCACAGGCTAACCTGCCGCCTACACAGCCACAGGTAGCCCGCGCCAATAAATGGGCGGCACAGATATACCTGGCTAAAACGTATCTCTATCAGAAAAAATACGCAGAAGCCCTGCCCCTGTTTAAAGATGCCATCGCCAGCGGCGTCACTTCCAATGGCCTCAAATACAAACTGACCGATAACTTCGAGGATAACTTCGATGCATCCAAAAAGAATAATTCGGAGTCCGTATTTGCCATTCAGATGTCGGCCAACGATGGTACCAACGGTATCGCTAACGCCAATATGGGTGATATGCTGAACTTCCCCGCCAACTTCAAATGCTGCGGCTTCTATCAACCGTCTTTCGATCTGGTGAACTCCTACCGGGTAGATGCTAACGGCTTGCCTTACCTGGACGATTACAACCAGCATCCGGTGAAATCCGATATGGGCATCAGGTCCACCCAACCGTTCACCCCGGATGCCGGACCGGTTGATCCCCGCCTGGACTGGACGGTAGGTCGCCGCGGCGTTCCTTATCATGACTGGGGTTACTTCGCGGGTTCCTCCTGGATCCGTGATCAAACCCAACGGTATGCCGGTCCGTACGCCACCAAAAAAATGGTTTACTGGAACTATAACAAGGACAAGTACATGGACAATAACTCCTGGGCGCCCGGCAGCGCGATCAACGTATTGCTGATCCGCTTCTCCGACGTGCTGCTGATGGCCGCGGAATGTGCTGCCGAAACCGGAGACCTGGGAACAGCCCTTACTTATGTAAATACAGTGCGCAGCCGTATGAAAGACCATCCTGAAGGCTGGGTGCATGACTACAAAGACCCTGCTAATCCTATCCAGGGCTTTGATCCCAACAAACCACTGCCTTATTATAAGATAGGTTTGTACACCGCCTTCGGTGATGTGAACTTCGCCCGCAAAGCGATCCGCTTTGAGCGTAAGCTGGAACTGGCAATGGAAGGACACCGCTTCTTCGATATCTCCCGCTGGGGCATTGCAGACCAGGTGATGAACGCCTATTTCGCTTTTGAAAGCGCCATTACAGACGATGTGAAAGGCGGCCATTTTACAAAAGGGAGAAATGAATACTTCCCTGTTCCGCAACGGCAGATTGATCTGACGCTGAAGAACGGCCAGCCGGTATTGAAACAGAACACCGGGTATTAATTACGAATTACAAATTACGAATTACGAATTAGGGGCTTCCGTACGGGGGCCCCTAATTCGTAATTTATAACCGGCAATCAAAATTTGTAATTCATCTTTTATATTTCATATTTTATACTCCGCTTTTAAATTCGTAATTCGTAATTCGTAATTGAAATGAGAATATTCCTGGCAGCCTTATGTACCGCATTCCTGGGTTGTTTTGCCCCGTCGGCCAAAGAGAAGGGAAAAATGCTGGCCGACAAATACTGTACTTCCTGTCATCTGCCAGTAGATCCTTCTATGCTCGACAAAGAGACGTGGACCAAACATGTGTTGCCGGCCATGGCACCCAGGCTGGGCATACGGGTATGGTCCGGCGATCAGTATTATCCCGTGGAAGGCCAGCGGCAGCCCGGGCAGATTTCTTTCCAGGAATGGATGGAACTGGTAAAGTACTTTGAACAGCAGGCGCCTGTGAAACTGGAGCCGGCAAAACCGCCGGTACCGCTGCAGCATGATTGGTTCGGATTCACCATTAAACGTCCCATGGGAGATTCGTCCGGTGTGGCGGGAACCACGATGGTTTCCTTCGATACCGCCGCCGCGCGCATTTTCACCAGCGATACCTATACCAGTACCCTCGATGCCTGGGATAGTTCCCTGCGTAAAAACAACGCCTGGAAACTGCCTTCTCCGGTAGTCAATATCCTGTACACCCGGGATAGCGGAAAATCATCATCTGCCATCATCACCCAGATAGGTAATATGAGAGCGGTTGACGAACCGTCAGGTATTATAAGCAAGCTCAACATTAATGACCCGCATAGTAAGCAGACAGACCTGATGCCTTTCCTGAAACGCCCGGTGCAAACACTGCAGGCGGACTTTGATAAAGACAGTCTGGTTGACCTGCTGGTATGCGCTTTCGGGCATAACCAGGGCGGGCTATACTGGCTAAAGCAGTTGCCCGGTCACCGTTACGAGCAAAAAACCATTACAGAAGTGCCGGGTGCCATACAGGCTGCAGTAGGAGATTTCAACGGCGACGGATGGCCGGACGCCATGGTGCTTTTTGCTGCGGCAGATGAAGGTATCTGGCTGTATGAGAACGACCGGAAGGGTGGTTTTAAATCGACCAATCTCCTGCGGTTCCCGCCGCTCAACGGTTCTACGAGCTTCCAGCTGGTGGATTTTAACGGAGATGGTCAACTGGATATACTATATTCCTGCGGAGACAATGCAGATTTTTCGATGGTGCTTAAACCTTTTCACGGTTTATATGTCTATAGGAACGAAGGTAACAACAGTTACCGCCAGGCATGGTTTTATCCCGTGAATGGCTGTACGAAGGCTGTAGCCGCGGATTTTAACCTTGACGGCATAACAGATATTGCGGCGATTGCTTTTTTCGCAGACATGAAAAATAATCCTGCAGAAAAATTTATTTTGTTCGAAGGGAAGGACCATCAGCTGAACTTCACGCCCCATGCGCCTCCTGTAGAAAAGGAAGGGCGCTGGATATGCATGGACGTAAAAGATATGGATGGTGATGGTGATCAGGATATCATACTAGGAAACTATGGAAAGGGATTTAATATACTGGATGGATATACGCCTGATTGGAAGGAGTATCAACCCTTTATAGTGCTGGAGAACAAACGGAAGTAAAAAACGGTAACGTAAAAATCGACGGTTTATTTGGAGAAGAAGTAGAATAATATGTATATTACAGCCGGTAAATATTTCCACGAACGGGTACTTACATATGTCGGGTCACACGCTGCAAATAAATGCATTAATTGTTACGGATGTAACGTACCTTTGCTCTTTCAATTCAGCTCATTATAACAAAGAGATATTTTCATGGTGCTGTCGCCGGGCAACATGTATAAAGATATCCTGATGCATAATCAGGTTTTAGAATGGCGGAAGGAGAGGCAGCAATGCCTCTCTTTTATTTTAATAACCACCTATCAAATATTAGCCCTGTAATTCGGAAAATCTGCACAATCCTGTTTATTTTTAATCAGAAATCAGTGTTCACCTATTCTAAACAGGAATCTTCAAGTGGCGCAATATGTATATGACAGGCAGAAAATGAGCGAAGCGCTGACCGCCATTATTGCCGGCAATAGTAGTGAGGCAGCCAGAGACTGGCTACAGCAGCGGCTGGAGAAAGCCGCTTCCATACCGCAGTTTAATCAGACTTTTACCGCGATTCCAAGGTTCACCGGAAAAAATATTGTCACTGTGTCGCCGGAACAGGCTGCGGTATTGCATCAGCTGGTGCCCGGATTCTTCGTACACGGGTGGACGTTAGACCGCCTGATAAGGGTGTGGTGGTTGCTGCAACTGGATGCAACCGATAAAGCCGCGTACCTGGATACCGTGGAAAAGCTTTTCCTGTCGGCCGAAATGAACGAGCTGGCAGCGCTCTACAGCGCCCTGCCGTTACTCGCTTACCCGGAAACATGGATATTTCGTACAGCCGAAGGCGTTCGGTCCAATATCGGGGTGGTACAGGAAGCAGTCATGCTGCAGAATCCCTATCCCGCCCGCTACCTGGACGAGCCCGCCTGGAACCAGCTGGTGATGAAAGCTATTTTTACCGATAAGCCCCTGCATCTTATTTCCGGCCTCGATCAGCGCAGTAATGCCGCATTAGCGGCTATCCTGACGGACTTTGCGCACGAACGGTGGGCCGCCGGCCGAAAAGTATCGCCGATGCAATGGCGGCTGCTGACCGCCTTTGTGACAGCGGATAATATGGCAGACCTCACCCGCGTCTGGCACTCGGCCGACCAGGTGGAAAAAGCCGCCGCCGCCCTCGTATTTTCTGGTTCAGATTATGCACCGGCTAAAACACTGCTCGCGTCAGACCCGGCGCTGACCGCTGAAATACAAAGTGGCGCCCTCTCCTGGGACGTCGTCGCCGCTAAATTAACCCAGAACTAAATCTGAAAAATTATGTGTGGAATTCATGAACTGACCGAAAAAGACCTTCAACCGCTGACCTATACACCGGCTTATCTCGATAAAATAAAAGGCATGCGCTTCTTCGACCCGCATGTGCATATGACCTCCCGTACCACCGACGACTACCAGGCTATGGCCGATGCAGGCGTGGTTGCCCTTATTGAACCGGCTTTCTGGCTGGGACAACCCCGTACCGGGGTAGACACCTTCCGCGATTATTTCAACAGCCTCCTCGGCTGGGAACGTTTTCGCGCGTCTCAGTTCGGTATTAAACATTATTGTACCATCGGGCTCAACTCCAAAGAGGCCAACAATGAAGCGCTGGCGGAAGCCGTGATGGAAATAATGCCACAATTTATCTATAAAGAAGGCGTAGTAGGCGTGGGCGAAATCGGCTTCGACGACCAGA encodes:
- a CDS encoding FG-GAP repeat domain-containing protein, which translates into the protein MRIFLAALCTAFLGCFAPSAKEKGKMLADKYCTSCHLPVDPSMLDKETWTKHVLPAMAPRLGIRVWSGDQYYPVEGQRQPGQISFQEWMELVKYFEQQAPVKLEPAKPPVPLQHDWFGFTIKRPMGDSSGVAGTTMVSFDTAAARIFTSDTYTSTLDAWDSSLRKNNAWKLPSPVVNILYTRDSGKSSSAIITQIGNMRAVDEPSGIISKLNINDPHSKQTDLMPFLKRPVQTLQADFDKDSLVDLLVCAFGHNQGGLYWLKQLPGHRYEQKTITEVPGAIQAAVGDFNGDGWPDAMVLFAAADEGIWLYENDRKGGFKSTNLLRFPPLNGSTSFQLVDFNGDGQLDILYSCGDNADFSMVLKPFHGLYVYRNEGNNSYRQAWFYPVNGCTKAVAADFNLDGITDIAAIAFFADMKNNPAEKFILFEGKDHQLNFTPHAPPVEKEGRWICMDVKDMDGDGDQDIILGNYGKGFNILDGYTPDWKEYQPFIVLENKRK
- a CDS encoding RagB/SusD family nutrient uptake outer membrane protein, with product MKTLRYTSGILLVAALLGSGCGKSFLEKPAYSSLSEEIVANKDGVNYLLVGAYAALDGAGAPTASLGGGNAWEAAATNWVYGSVAGGDAHKGSEGTDQTPINEIAIWQPNVANSFFNTKWRAVYEGVARCNNTLRLMAQAKDMSDADKTKVEAEARFLRGHYYFELKKMFNKVPYITETTADPVIPNEGDIWPNIEADFKYAQANLPPTQPQVARANKWAAQIYLAKTYLYQKKYAEALPLFKDAIASGVTSNGLKYKLTDNFEDNFDASKKNNSESVFAIQMSANDGTNGIANANMGDMLNFPANFKCCGFYQPSFDLVNSYRVDANGLPYLDDYNQHPVKSDMGIRSTQPFTPDAGPVDPRLDWTVGRRGVPYHDWGYFAGSSWIRDQTQRYAGPYATKKMVYWNYNKDKYMDNNSWAPGSAINVLLIRFSDVLLMAAECAAETGDLGTALTYVNTVRSRMKDHPEGWVHDYKDPANPIQGFDPNKPLPYYKIGLYTAFGDVNFARKAIRFERKLELAMEGHRFFDISRWGIADQVMNAYFAFESAITDDVKGGHFTKGRNEYFPVPQRQIDLTLKNGQPVLKQNTGY
- a CDS encoding SusC/RagA family TonB-linked outer membrane protein, with translation MKKHFYQGLAVLLCGILLLLGSSNVFAQTKVTGKVSDKASGNPLPGVSVYVKGTNRGTATDPNGGFTIQAKSGETLVFSFVGYDPQEAVVSSGTVNVQLSEKVGSLEEVVVTGYASQKKKDLTGAVAVVKVENITKQPTSQIANQLQGQVSGITIVGTGQPGQEPQVSVRGKNTFGNNTPLYIVDGVPISNLADVNPNDVQTMQVLKDAGAASIYGARAANGVIIITTKRGTGKVKVQYDGYYGTQRPQGGNPFHILNPQEQADLLWMATRNSTNGTPVFDDVLYGKGDKPVLPDYIFPEGAMEGDPRVDPSKYYLIPDYKDAGMLNSFYRINKANKQGTDWYHEIFKPAPITSHNISVAGGSDIGSYYFSMYYFNQQGTLKNTYNKRYAVRANSSFNITDHIRVGENMEYSIIQNPQIGILTEGSGIGMAFREQSIIPVYDIKGNYAGTWGGALGNARNPVAIQDRFGSTKALASRLLGNVYAEADILKDFTLRTSFGGEIYSFNNHSFTYPEYENKENTSVNTYTETTGNGYNWTWTNTLSYHKKIAGNHDLKAMIGTEAFQQVDRTLTGSTTNYFSFDPNFTTLSSGFGTPINGSGYGSNTLFSLFARLDYSFKDRYLLGALVRRDGSSRFGANNRYGNFPAVSAAWRISQEEFMKGLTWLSDLKIRGGWGIMGNQINVDPANAFTTFTFNKATSFYDLTGSTSTIANGFMQGRIGNPNAKWESNTNSNIGIDATLFKGALEFSLDYYSKRIKDLLFNPELPGVYGAAAPPFANVAEMKNHGWDFSATGNIQLASKLKLTLTGTFTSYKNEILKISESAPYFERENRRYGVAIIRNAVGRSISEFFGYQIEKFWDSKEEVDAANNAAKAKYPDISEYQQAAAPGRFRYKDVNGDGKIDAQDRTYLGSPNPNFTYGLNIGLTYKNWDFSMFLYGVHGNKIWNQVRWWTDIYGSFNGAKSKTALYDSWLPDRKNATAPIQELKPNFSTSDPPTSYYVENGSYLRAKNMMLGYTFPAYMLKRVGVEKFRIYVQAANVFTITKYTGLDPEITGNTDSFGIDEGAYPNQRQYLVGVTLNF